The nucleotide sequence GACTTATATAAAGAACACAAATTTTCGCAACGCAATCTACACATTGATATATTTATTTCGGAATCAATAAAAGTTATTGCTTTAAATTGATAACAATAGCACAAGTTTGATAGCAAAttctatttttaaatgtaattttaaaagatttttttgaAGTACTATTAAGTTGCCAACTCATCTCTGCCCACTCTTATATTTCAGCTACAGCTATATATAGTTTTATTTATCTGGGGCCACAGCAAACAAGCGGCAGCTTCAAAGCAACATTTGATTTATGGACAATGGAAATGTCTGAGCCCAAGAACAGGCGAAAGCCAAATGGGAGTTGGCTTGGCTTGGAGCAGAAGTTATGATGGGTCGATGCGACGTCACCACTTCCACCCAAAGTGCGTAACTTTCCATTTGGAGTCCCAGAACACAGAGAGAACAATTTTATCAGATATTTAATATAAGTTTTTGGTTCCCCcgcattttttttcttaacaATATTAGGTATTTAAcgtttatatattataaaattattttattgttttaagtTTAAGAACCTTTAATACcgactttaaaataaatcgataaaaaaaaccaagacaagaaattaatttttttaaatcaactAACATATTAGAATTAGACAGGCATTACTTTTATTCCCTGTGCGTGGACACGCTGCACATTTCTCCCGAAAACTGTAAAAATGAAGgtttattaaaaaacatgcTTTCAATCCCATAGAACATACCTTTCTTTGAGAAGTTTAAGGGTGCTGCGCCTAGCGACAAGCaggataaaaataaaaataccaaTGTAAAAACTAAGCTCAAGAACAAACATCTGAATCCATTCTGAACTTGTATCAAAAATCACATATATAGCCCATACAAGATTAATAAAGATCCAGGATAGGCCCATCATGACAGACAATCGCAGGAACTGTAAATAACTATATTCGGTATacgaaataaaaatttgtaaccAAATTCCAAACAAAGAAGACCAGGCCTTACGTTTGAGTGTCAAAATTGAAGCACGTCGGTGTTGTCTCTTTCTGTTTTGTAACCCTCTTCAATTCTCTCTTTACTTTCCAAATGTAAGTGGTCGTCTGGATAAACTTGACAATATTGAAGATAGACAGGATCAGCCATCCTAAAATAAGGCATTTTCCTGAAAATGTttaagctttaaaatatagtaaaaaatttaaagCAGTTTCGTCTCTATTTTCAATCAACttccttaaaaaaaatctacCTGCAAACTTCGATTCTTTTTGGCACTCGTAGCGTGTATTTTGAATCAAATAAAAGACTCCGGTGACAGTAGCTGCTGTGGTCCAGACAAATGCGCTGTAGACAAGAAATTGATGACGATGTTCACCGCATTTAACCGTTCGGAAGACTTTCTGGATATGATAACTTATTGCAGAAAGCCAGGCGATGTAAGCACTTAAAAAGAAAACGCAAGTctgaaaattataaaaaggtTCAAAAAACTTTGTTAAAGAATTTCTTTAAACATATATTTCTGCATTATTTTTGACACCTTAAACAACATTTAAAAGTAATTTCAAAACCCTAGTAATTTTTTGCACCCCGATAATTTTGAATATGAGTAAACCATGTCCGTTTAGCTAAAATGAccgattttaaatttttcgaCACATAAAAAGTGCActtaatatttaactttaatattatacaagggaatttaaaatttaaaatgtcaTAATTGGTTTCAAAATCTACATACCATATAGGTTACCATTGCGTTTACCAGAATTATCAGCCAAAATTTCACCAAAATCACCATAAAATTCACTATGGCAATGCTAAATAGACTGGAGATAATACATTTGCCAAGAgtatttctgagcttcttaacGTAAAGATAAACGGCGATGCTAAGCACATAGCATATCATCGATATTACCATGactgaaaaaacaaaaattatagaTATTTTGCTATACTCTCTGTTCTACTCGAAAAACAACGGCATGACTAgtagtttaaaaaaatatttaatgcatTAAATACGAAAGGTACCGAAACTTAACCAAGTAGAGTGCATTCTAAATGTACGACGTGCCACACTTGAGGACAAACTCGACTGAATCGcagtataataataaatgtgCTTCGCAGAGCAGTGTTTTAAAATCAACAGCAGATAAACTAAATCGATAACAATGTTCCCAAAGCACATACAATTATTTGGGTATATAACCCAGACTCTGGGGACCCATTTCCACTACACATTCAAGCAACCATTTATGTTTCTTAACAAAAAGAAACGCTTTGGTCGAGTGCTTTAACTATCAGATTtcaaatttcaaataaaatacaatttaaaggCAATACAAAATTCTGATTTAAAACTATAACCTAACAGAGGGTGGATAATAGAACTATAGGAGCTGTAGGCCTTAAGCTCTTTGCATTTATATACACTAGTcggcataagtattttgaTTTAACAAACGATAAAAATACTCATAATTTGAAATTACTTCCTCTACATTTTGGCATCAATGGGAATGTTATTTTAGTTCCGCTTAAATCAAAACAAagagtaactgcaaaaagaatctCTAATTGCAGACACAGTGCTCATTCCGTCATTCACGAAATCTGAAATCATAAATTCTACGTTATATCAGACTCTTTATCAATCACAAAGGACTTACCTATCCACGAGCAGTGTGAGGGTGCTGCGGTTTATTATAAGCACTACAAAAACGAACATGCCAAAACCGAGTATGGAACAATTCAAGAGGTTTGATATGTCAGCTATAATAGTTTCACATAGATCTAAAACTTTCATAAAAAAATAGCTGAGACGATTAGTCCAATAAACGCCCATAATAACGGACATTCGTCTAAACTGGTGATATCTATGTTTGGATTAAgcagaaaacatttttattggttattaaataaagtacaattaaataaacagggaagaacgctatagtagAGTATCTCGGCTATCAGATCCAAAAAACTTCAAAATAAAGATACTTTTGAAAATGTTATCTACCTTACATTACATACCTTTTATCTACTGGCTGTGACATCATTGACAATGTTAGTTGCTAGATACAGGGGTAAAATCATTACCTATTAAGTAAGGCCAAAGGGTATTGAAAaagcaaaaaacaaaatttattttaaactttaatCTTTGAAAATGTGAGCtctagagtgggcgtgacactCTGCTGAATCAAACGTGCGCTGCGCATAAATCCATACCTGCATGCCTAATTCCAATATTGTAGCTTTTAAAGTTTCCGAGGTCACAGAGTTCATACGGATAGAAGGATacacggacatggctagatcaactcggctagtgatcctgatcaagaatataagTACTTTATGAGATTCGGAAACATACTTTCCCatgaatctagtataccttgttactctacgagtagcgCGTATTAAAGTAGGAGCTTACGTTTCAATGTCGAATTTGTGGCCAGATGTTGTGGTCTCTTCCTGTTGCCTCAACGCCTTTATCTTCAGCTCTTTCCTTGTTTTCCTAACGTGAATGACAGTCCGAATAAACATGATTAGATCATAGATACATAGGATCAGCAGCAGCATATAATTTTGAAGTCCTGGCATAATGTAGTGTACTGTCAATATGTAAAATTATGGATGTTTGAATGTAGCTCATTAAAACCAATTTATTCGCAACTTTCTGAAAACATACTCGAATCCCGAATCTGTTCTTTTATCAAAACATCGTATCCTATCATTAGAGCAGCCAGGATCCATACTAAAACGTTGTAGACTACGAATTGGTACGGATGATCACCGCGCTTTCCCGATTTGAAGGTTTGCCAAAAGTAGTAACCAATGACGGAGCGCCAAAGAATGCTTGCGTTAGAGAAAAAGTTGATACTTAAATCtgaaaaacataaacaattttaaatatcttGAATTTGGAAACAAGATTCTAACAACTAACACTCTGAACAGGGTACTCTGGTCTTT is from Drosophila suzukii chromosome 3, CBGP_Dsuzu_IsoJpt1.0, whole genome shotgun sequence and encodes:
- the LOC118877371 gene encoding probable G-protein coupled receptor Mth-like 12 isoform X1 encodes the protein MFWLHCTSNLKLLVRFLLLSVFLVLVMSMTCYILTIAVYIYVKELRNTLGKCVISSLFWSFVTDLICTVAFLLKTRVPCSEYLSINFFSNASILWRSVIGYYFWQTFKSGKRGDHPYQFVVYNVLVWILAALMIGYDVLIKEQIRDSIHYIMPGLQNYMLLLILCIYDLIMFIRTVIHVRKTRKELKIKALRQQEETTTSGHKFDIETYHQFRRMSVIMGVYWTNRLSYFFMKVLDLCETIIADISNLLNCSILGFGMFVFVVLIINRSTLTLLVDRFRE
- the LOC118877371 gene encoding probable G-protein coupled receptor Mth-like 7 isoform X2, translated to MVISMICYVLSIAVYLYVKKLRNTLGKCIISSLFSIAIVNFMVILVKFWLIILVNAMVTYMTCVFFLSAYIAWLSAISYHIQKVFRTVKCGEHRHQFLVYSAFVWTTAATVTGVFYLIQNTRYECQKESKFAGKCLILGWLILSIFNIVKFIQTTTYIWKVKRELKRVTKQKETTPTCFNFDTQTYLQFLRLSVMMGLSWIFINLVWAIYVIFDTSSEWIQMFVLELSFYIGIFIFILLVARRSTLKLLKESFREKCAACPRTGNKSNACLILIC